A genomic window from Vigna radiata var. radiata cultivar VC1973A chromosome 2, Vradiata_ver6, whole genome shotgun sequence includes:
- the LOC106754869 gene encoding uncharacterized protein LOC106754869 isoform X1, translating to MGNCQAVDAAVLVIQHPCGKIERLYWPVSASEVMRTNPGHYVSLIIPLPVPPQDQNQDQKTVRFTRVKLLRPNETLNLGHAYRLITTQEVMKVLKAKKHAKTRKPQAETVDKAHTVQPEKQSSASEPHTTGGESAHQSDAFQGMRAERQRPRVASANPAVVRSKSWRPSLQSISESAS from the exons ATGGGGAATTGCCAAGCTGTGGATGCTGCAGTGCTTGTCATCCAACACCCTTGTGGGAAGATAGAGAGGTTGTATTGGCCCGTCTCTGCAAGTGAGGTTATGAGGACCAACCCAGGTCACTATGTGTCTTTGATAATACCATTGCCTGTGCCACCACAGGACCAGAATCAAGACCAGAAAACGGTGCGTTTCACCCGAGTTAAGCTCCTTCGGCCTAATGAAACTCTCAACCTTGGCCATGCCTATAGGCTCATCACCACTCAAG AGGTTATGAAGGTTTTGAAAGCAAAGAAGCATGCAAAGACAAGGAAGCCACAGGCTGAGACAGTTGATAAGGCACACACAGTACAACCAGAGAAGCAGAGTTCAGCCAGTGAGCCACATACAACAGGAGGGGAGTCTGCACACCAG TCTGATGCATTCCAGGGAATGAGGGCAGAGAGACAAAGGCCTAGGGTGGCTTCAGCAAATCCTGCTGTAGTGAGGTCAAAATCCTGGCGCCCTTCGTTGCAGAGTATTTCGGAATCAGCAAGTTGA
- the LOC106754869 gene encoding uncharacterized protein LOC106754869 isoform X2, with product MGNCQAVDAAVLVIQHPCGKIERLYWPVSASEVMRTNPGHYVSLIIPLPVPPQDQNQDQKTVRFTRVKLLRPNETLNLGHAYRLITTQEVMKVLKAKKHAKTRKPQAETVDKAHTVQPEKQSSASEPHTTGGESAHQGMRAERQRPRVASANPAVVRSKSWRPSLQSISESAS from the exons ATGGGGAATTGCCAAGCTGTGGATGCTGCAGTGCTTGTCATCCAACACCCTTGTGGGAAGATAGAGAGGTTGTATTGGCCCGTCTCTGCAAGTGAGGTTATGAGGACCAACCCAGGTCACTATGTGTCTTTGATAATACCATTGCCTGTGCCACCACAGGACCAGAATCAAGACCAGAAAACGGTGCGTTTCACCCGAGTTAAGCTCCTTCGGCCTAATGAAACTCTCAACCTTGGCCATGCCTATAGGCTCATCACCACTCAAG AGGTTATGAAGGTTTTGAAAGCAAAGAAGCATGCAAAGACAAGGAAGCCACAGGCTGAGACAGTTGATAAGGCACACACAGTACAACCAGAGAAGCAGAGTTCAGCCAGTGAGCCACATACAACAGGAGGGGAGTCTGCACACCAG GGAATGAGGGCAGAGAGACAAAGGCCTAGGGTGGCTTCAGCAAATCCTGCTGTAGTGAGGTCAAAATCCTGGCGCCCTTCGTTGCAGAGTATTTCGGAATCAGCAAGTTGA